From a single Sebaldella sp. S0638 genomic region:
- a CDS encoding formate--tetrahydrofolate ligase, which produces MTDIEIAQKAKLVKINEIAEKIGLTEDEYEQYGKYKAKVELSVLEKYKDKKDGKLVLVTAITPTPPGEGKSTVSVGLTQAFNKFGYNSIAALREPSLGPVFGIKGGATGGGHSQVVPMEDINLHFTGDLHAITAAHNLISACIDNHLKHGNELNIDITQITWKRVLDMNDRALRDIVIGMGGKANGIPRESSFQITVASEIMAILCLSSSIPDLKEKIGNIIFGYSNKGESLKVKDLKIEGAAAALLKEAIKPNLVQTLENTPVFIHGGPFANIAHGCNSILATKMALKLSDYVVTEAGFAADLGAEKFLDIKARKAGLNPNAIVIVATIRALKHHGGGSDLTVENMETLKEGMANLDKHIENMQKYGIPVVVAINKFITDTDKEIGFVKEHCEKAGVKTALCEIWEKGGEGGKELVDILINEMEKETEGYRPLYELDLSIKEKITKIAKEIYGAGNVEFSDKAGKTILKLEKLGYSNLPVCISKTQKSLSDNPALLGRPDGFTVKINEIRIAAGAGFIVAMAGEIIDMPGLPKKPAAELIDIDKDGKITGLF; this is translated from the coding sequence ATGACAGATATAGAGATAGCACAAAAAGCAAAATTGGTAAAAATAAACGAAATAGCAGAAAAAATAGGTTTAACAGAAGATGAATATGAACAGTACGGAAAATATAAAGCGAAGGTGGAGCTGAGTGTACTGGAAAAGTATAAGGATAAAAAAGACGGTAAGCTTGTACTGGTAACAGCAATAACGCCTACACCTCCCGGTGAGGGAAAATCAACAGTATCTGTAGGACTTACACAGGCATTTAACAAGTTTGGGTATAATTCAATAGCAGCACTAAGAGAACCATCTTTAGGACCGGTTTTCGGAATAAAAGGCGGAGCTACAGGAGGGGGACACTCACAGGTAGTACCAATGGAAGATATAAACCTCCATTTTACAGGTGATCTGCATGCTATTACAGCAGCACATAATCTGATTTCAGCATGTATAGATAATCATTTGAAACACGGTAATGAATTAAATATAGATATAACACAGATTACGTGGAAACGTGTACTTGATATGAATGACAGAGCGCTCAGGGATATAGTTATCGGAATGGGAGGAAAAGCAAACGGTATACCCAGAGAGTCGTCTTTTCAGATAACTGTTGCATCGGAAATAATGGCAATATTATGTCTTTCCAGCTCTATACCTGATTTAAAAGAGAAAATAGGAAATATAATTTTTGGGTACAGCAATAAGGGTGAATCGCTGAAAGTAAAAGACCTGAAAATAGAAGGCGCCGCAGCTGCACTGCTGAAAGAGGCAATCAAGCCGAATCTGGTGCAGACTTTGGAGAACACACCGGTATTTATACACGGCGGGCCTTTTGCAAATATAGCTCACGGGTGTAACTCTATACTTGCCACAAAAATGGCATTAAAACTATCAGACTATGTGGTAACGGAAGCAGGGTTCGCAGCTGATCTCGGAGCAGAGAAGTTTTTGGATATAAAAGCAAGGAAAGCAGGACTGAATCCTAACGCAATAGTAATAGTAGCAACAATAAGAGCATTAAAACATCACGGCGGGGGAAGCGACCTCACTGTGGAAAATATGGAAACATTAAAAGAAGGTATGGCAAATCTGGATAAACATATAGAAAATATGCAGAAATACGGAATACCGGTAGTGGTAGCAATAAATAAATTTATAACTGATACTGATAAAGAGATCGGTTTTGTTAAGGAACACTGTGAAAAAGCAGGAGTAAAAACAGCTCTTTGCGAAATATGGGAAAAAGGCGGTGAAGGCGGAAAAGAACTGGTAGATATTCTGATAAATGAAATGGAAAAAGAAACAGAAGGATACAGACCGTTATATGAGCTGGATCTCAGCATAAAAGAAAAAATAACAAAAATAGCTAAAGAGATATACGGAGCAGGAAATGTGGAATTTTCCGACAAAGCAGGAAAAACTATATTGAAACTGGAAAAATTAGGGTACAGCAATCTGCCTGTATGTATATCAAAAACCCAAAAATCACTTTCGGATAACCCGGCACTTCTGGGACGCCCCGACGGATTTACGGTAAAAATAAACGAGATAAGAATAGCAGCAGGGGCAGGTTTCATAGTGGCAATGGCAGGAGAAATAATAGATATGCCGGGACTGCCGAAAAAACCAGCTGCGGAATTAATAGATATTGATAAAGACGGAAAAATAACTGGATTATTTTAA
- a CDS encoding sulfite exporter TauE/SafE family protein translates to MLYFIISLFSTIIGAIVGIGGGLIIRPLLANIGVAKSLASFTSSIVVMSMAVVTLVTFMRNGVKIKVRKIILLAAGSIIGGFLGGTLLKYVNENFIDVAYIFMLILVLLSVIFRKKIPEINIKNPIAEIIIGIITGGLSGFFGIGGGPFQVTALIVFFGMDPKEAAVDSIFITFLTTLSSLTKYTMNGYMDFSLALFMVPAAIIGGYAGGKINRKISSEKVSLIFKLSILFIILMQSITVIFKYVN, encoded by the coding sequence ATGCTGTACTTTATAATTAGTTTATTTTCTACAATAATAGGGGCAATAGTGGGAATCGGGGGCGGACTTATAATCAGACCGCTTTTGGCAAATATAGGAGTGGCCAAAAGTCTGGCATCATTTACATCATCAATTGTGGTAATGTCAATGGCAGTGGTAACACTGGTCACTTTTATGAGAAACGGTGTAAAAATAAAAGTGAGAAAAATTATCCTGCTTGCTGCGGGTAGTATTATAGGAGGTTTTCTTGGCGGAACCCTTCTAAAATATGTAAATGAAAATTTTATAGATGTAGCATATATCTTTATGCTGATATTGGTTTTGCTTTCTGTAATTTTCAGAAAAAAAATTCCTGAGATAAATATAAAAAATCCTATAGCAGAAATCATAATAGGAATAATAACAGGGGGATTATCAGGATTTTTCGGCATAGGCGGAGGCCCGTTTCAGGTAACAGCATTAATTGTATTTTTTGGTATGGATCCAAAAGAAGCAGCAGTGGACAGTATATTTATAACTTTTCTTACAACACTTAGTTCTCTCACAAAATATACAATGAACGGATATATGGACTTTTCTCTTGCTTTGTTTATGGTGCCGGCTGCTATAATCGGAGGGTATGCAGGAGGTAAGATAAACAGAAAAATAAGCAGTGAAAAAGTATCTTTGATATTTAAGCTTTCAATATTATTTATAATACTAATGCAGAGTATTACGGTGATTTTTAAGTATGTAAATTAA
- a CDS encoding anaerobic sulfatase maturase, translating to MIRNLQLMIKPASSRCNINCGYCFYNETARNREISDYGGMKEETIKEIIRKASEFCGSGTCGIGFQGGEPMLRGIEFYKKIMDYIKEEKMETNFVFTIQTNGILINEEWAEFLRENNFLTGISLDGTETIHNSNRKNHSGQGTFNEVMNSVELLKQYEADFNILTVVTKELAENIEEVYRFYKKNDFHYLQFIPYIETEENMKSEKYMLSAEVYGDFLNRLFDLWYDDLINDRGVSIRYFDNIVGLFLGYPYEACDMRGVCSCQNIIESDGSIYPCDFYVYDDYKLGNINENTFEEIIQSKKTEKFIMESLVHNKECMQCEYRNLCCNGCKKHRDNNNKNRFCETYKEFFGKHTDKFYKIREMLIKGSF from the coding sequence ATGATTAGAAATTTACAGTTAATGATAAAACCAGCTTCCAGCAGATGTAATATAAACTGCGGATATTGTTTCTATAATGAAACGGCACGTAACAGGGAAATAAGTGATTACGGAGGCATGAAAGAAGAAACTATAAAAGAAATAATAAGAAAAGCTTCTGAATTCTGCGGAAGCGGAACATGCGGCATTGGCTTTCAGGGCGGAGAACCAATGCTGAGAGGAATAGAATTTTATAAAAAAATAATGGATTATATAAAAGAAGAAAAAATGGAGACGAATTTTGTTTTTACGATTCAGACAAACGGGATATTAATAAATGAGGAATGGGCGGAATTTCTGAGGGAAAATAATTTTTTAACAGGGATATCACTTGACGGAACTGAGACAATACACAACAGTAACAGAAAAAATCACAGCGGGCAGGGAACATTTAATGAAGTAATGAACTCTGTAGAATTATTGAAACAATACGAGGCGGACTTTAATATATTAACTGTAGTAACAAAAGAACTGGCTGAAAATATAGAGGAAGTATATAGATTTTATAAAAAAAATGATTTTCATTATTTACAGTTTATACCTTATATAGAAACAGAAGAGAATATGAAATCAGAAAAGTATATGCTTTCTGCAGAGGTTTATGGCGATTTTCTGAACAGATTATTTGATCTTTGGTATGATGATCTTATAAATGACAGGGGAGTAAGTATAAGATATTTTGATAATATAGTCGGTCTTTTTCTGGGCTATCCTTATGAAGCCTGTGATATGAGAGGAGTATGCAGCTGTCAGAATATAATAGAAAGTGACGGCAGTATTTATCCCTGTGATTTTTATGTATATGACGACTATAAACTGGGGAATATAAATGAAAACACTTTTGAAGAAATAATACAGAGCAAAAAAACAGAGAAATTTATAATGGAGTCACTGGTTCATAATAAAGAATGCATGCAGTGTGAGTATAGAAATTTATGCTGTAACGGATGTAAGAAACATCGTGATAACAACAATAAAAACAGGTTTTGCGAAACATACAAAGAATTTTTCGGAAAACATACGGATAAATTTTATAAAATCAGGGAGATGTTAATAAAAGGAAGTTTTTAA